Proteins encoded together in one Desulfallas thermosapovorans DSM 6562 window:
- a CDS encoding DUF456 domain-containing protein — translation MQVLAMILAVLFFIVGLAGSVLPVIPGAVLIWLGMLIYGLLTQFATLSTAFFIGQGLAAALVYATDYLAAAYGVKRYGGSRYAVYGSVIGTMVGILLLGPAGVIFGPFIGAITGELLNQKPLDSAFKAGMGTVLGLLGGTLVKLAIQLTMIVWFFWAVYS, via the coding sequence ATGCAAGTGTTGGCCATGATACTGGCCGTATTGTTTTTTATTGTAGGCCTGGCCGGTTCGGTACTTCCGGTGATACCGGGGGCGGTACTTATATGGCTGGGTATGCTGATTTACGGCTTACTAACTCAATTTGCCACATTAAGCACAGCATTCTTTATTGGGCAAGGCCTGGCTGCAGCCCTGGTTTATGCTACAGATTATTTGGCCGCGGCGTATGGCGTCAAGAGATACGGTGGCTCCCGGTATGCCGTATATGGCAGTGTCATTGGCACCATGGTGGGTATACTATTGCTGGGACCTGCGGGTGTAATTTTTGGACCTTTTATCGGGGCTATAACCGGCGAGCTGTTGAATCAAAAACCACTGGACAGCGCATTTAAGGCCGGGATGGGCACTGTATTGGGACTTTTGGGTGGTACATTGGTTAAACTGGCCATTCAATTAACCATGATTGTATGGTTTTTCTGGGCTGTATACTCCTAA
- the selB gene encoding selenocysteine-specific translation elongation factor, with amino-acid sequence MKHVIIGTAGHVDHGKTVLIKALTGVDTDRLKEEKERGISIELGFAYLKLASGQTAGIIDVPGHERFIKNMLAGVGGIDIVLLVIAADEGVMPQTREHMDIIQLLNIERGIVVITKKDLVDKEWLDMVTEDIQDFVKGTVLEKAPLVKVSAVNGEGMEELLQTINQIAADIKARQSAGPPRMPVDRVFTVTGFGTVATGTLLDGQIKTGDSLQIYPAGGVYRVRNLQVHGRKVDIAEAGQRVAINLSGLEACELKRGQVLAAPGSLQPNHRLDVKLRFLSSAPKPLKHRTRVRVYLGTAEILARVILLDREELEPGTEAYVQLQLEEPVATARGDHLVIRSYSPMRTIGGGLVIDPTAGKHKRYRKDTIDALATAEKGTPTELLEQYLAATARLCTQSDLTTGAGLAADTVTSALQDLLTRERIVKLIYEGEIYYLSAPVMNRWEDKIKQTLAEYHQSFPLREGYPKEELRSRLFPTLNNKQFQMVLIHLKQTGGIELHANSVALQGFTPEPDNIQRTGIKRLEEIYLANPFQPPNWSDAAREAGISKDDQEILNYLLARGTIVKVADGLFFHHQALTEAVELVKDHLARRGELLLGEVRDLLHTSRKYTLPLLEYLDNKKITRRVGDKRVAGRALSIDKAANN; translated from the coding sequence ATGAAGCATGTCATTATTGGCACTGCGGGTCACGTAGATCATGGTAAAACAGTACTCATCAAAGCACTGACGGGAGTGGATACCGACCGGCTCAAAGAAGAAAAAGAACGAGGCATCTCCATTGAGCTGGGCTTTGCCTACCTTAAACTGGCCAGCGGCCAAACCGCTGGCATTATAGACGTACCCGGCCACGAAAGGTTTATTAAAAATATGCTGGCCGGGGTAGGCGGCATTGATATTGTTTTGCTGGTTATCGCCGCCGATGAAGGAGTTATGCCCCAAACTAGAGAACACATGGATATTATCCAGCTACTCAATATTGAACGTGGTATAGTGGTAATCACCAAAAAAGATCTGGTGGACAAGGAATGGCTGGACATGGTCACCGAGGATATCCAGGATTTTGTTAAGGGCACTGTGCTGGAAAAGGCACCGCTTGTCAAGGTATCCGCAGTTAACGGTGAAGGCATGGAAGAACTACTTCAGACCATTAACCAAATAGCCGCGGATATAAAGGCAAGACAATCTGCCGGGCCACCCCGTATGCCCGTGGACCGGGTATTTACAGTCACCGGTTTTGGCACCGTGGCCACCGGCACGCTGCTTGACGGGCAAATTAAAACCGGTGATAGCCTGCAAATTTACCCGGCGGGCGGAGTATACCGGGTGCGTAATCTACAGGTGCATGGACGCAAGGTGGACATTGCCGAAGCCGGCCAGAGAGTAGCCATCAACCTATCCGGCCTGGAAGCCTGCGAACTGAAACGCGGTCAGGTACTGGCTGCTCCGGGCAGCCTGCAGCCCAACCACCGGCTGGATGTTAAACTACGATTTCTGTCCAGTGCCCCCAAACCTTTAAAGCACCGGACCCGGGTTAGGGTCTACCTGGGCACGGCCGAAATACTGGCCCGGGTTATATTGCTTGATCGCGAAGAACTGGAACCCGGTACAGAGGCTTACGTTCAGTTGCAACTGGAAGAACCGGTGGCAACAGCCAGGGGTGACCACCTGGTAATTCGTTCATATTCACCTATGCGCACCATTGGAGGAGGGCTGGTCATCGACCCTACCGCAGGCAAACACAAGCGTTACCGGAAAGATACCATCGATGCACTGGCCACTGCGGAAAAAGGTACCCCCACCGAGCTACTGGAACAATACCTGGCAGCAACTGCCCGCCTGTGCACCCAGTCCGACTTAACCACGGGAGCAGGCCTGGCGGCAGACACGGTAACAAGTGCACTACAGGATTTGTTAACACGGGAACGGATTGTAAAGCTGATTTACGAAGGAGAAATTTACTATCTATCTGCCCCGGTAATGAACAGGTGGGAAGATAAAATCAAGCAAACACTGGCTGAATACCACCAAAGTTTCCCTTTACGGGAAGGCTACCCAAAGGAAGAATTGCGCTCCCGGCTGTTTCCCACCCTCAATAACAAGCAATTCCAAATGGTGTTAATACATTTAAAACAAACCGGTGGTATTGAATTACATGCCAACAGTGTTGCTCTTCAGGGCTTTACACCTGAGCCCGATAATATTCAAAGAACCGGCATTAAACGCCTGGAGGAAATATACCTGGCCAACCCCTTCCAACCTCCCAACTGGAGCGATGCAGCCCGGGAAGCGGGTATAAGCAAGGACGATCAGGAAATTTTGAACTATCTATTGGCCCGGGGAACAATTGTAAAAGTGGCGGATGGATTGTTCTTCCACCACCAGGCTCTGACAGAGGCAGTGGAACTGGTAAAGGATCACCTGGCCCGGAGGGGTGAATTGTTATTGGGCGAAGTACGTGATTTACTGCATACTTCCCGCAAATATACTCTACCGTTATTGGAATACCTGGATAATAAGAAAATAACCCGCCGTGTGGGGGACAAGCGCGTGGCAGGCAGAGCATTGTCCATAGATAAAGCGGCCAATAATTAG
- a CDS encoding class I SAM-dependent methyltransferase has translation MPVLAGIIKQEIETNGPITFARFMEQALYHPELGYYTSPGQKIGRRGDFYTAPTINPLFAAMLARRIEQMWVATGRPKRWVVVEYGPGTGILARDILAAMKQHHPGLFNALEYYLIEISSKLIETQQRVIGYTPVANNNSPTGHNQAGTSGHVYSEKIHWVKNLKEIDPGYIDCGCILANELVDAFPIHLVRQNNNNLQELYVSLNSDNLCDDNEGRKHDRSMLNITTGLNKSLPGIFTLIPGPLSTRELADYFDIQNIQLENGQRAEVNLQAHRWLAEIAAHLKKGYLLIIDYGTTSRELYSTHRYNGTLRCFHKHRLVDNPLINIGGQDITAHVNFSTLITWGEQLGLHKIEYTTQPQFLLNMGILDTLQKQPDYTMSPELVKITSAIKQLVLPGGMGGIFKVLILGKNLSGINCI, from the coding sequence ATGCCTGTTCTAGCCGGGATTATTAAACAGGAAATAGAAACAAACGGTCCCATAACCTTTGCCCGGTTCATGGAGCAGGCGCTTTATCATCCCGAACTGGGCTACTATACATCGCCGGGACAAAAAATTGGCCGCAGAGGTGACTTTTATACCGCACCCACCATAAACCCGCTGTTCGCTGCCATGCTGGCCCGGCGCATTGAACAAATGTGGGTTGCCACCGGCCGCCCCAAACGATGGGTCGTAGTAGAGTACGGCCCCGGCACCGGTATATTAGCCCGGGACATATTGGCGGCCATGAAGCAGCATCATCCCGGCCTGTTTAATGCCCTGGAGTACTATTTAATTGAAATCAGCAGCAAGTTAATTGAAACCCAGCAAAGGGTAATTGGATACACCCCGGTCGCCAACAATAATAGCCCAACTGGTCATAACCAGGCAGGGACATCCGGCCATGTCTATAGTGAAAAAATTCACTGGGTGAAAAACCTGAAAGAAATAGACCCGGGATACATAGATTGTGGTTGTATACTGGCTAATGAATTGGTAGATGCTTTCCCCATACATTTGGTCAGGCAAAATAACAACAATCTGCAAGAACTGTACGTAAGTTTAAATAGCGATAATCTTTGCGATGATAACGAAGGTCGCAAGCACGACCGCAGTATGTTAAATATAACTACCGGTTTGAATAAAAGCTTGCCAGGTATCTTCACCTTAATACCAGGCCCCCTGTCAACCAGGGAATTGGCCGATTATTTCGATATACAAAACATACAACTGGAGAATGGCCAGCGGGCCGAGGTCAATCTTCAGGCCCACCGGTGGCTGGCAGAGATTGCCGCGCACCTGAAAAAGGGTTACCTGCTTATCATCGATTACGGAACCACATCCCGGGAACTATACTCCACCCACCGTTATAACGGCACACTGCGCTGTTTTCATAAACACCGGCTGGTAGATAACCCCTTAATTAATATCGGCGGCCAGGATATCACCGCCCATGTTAATTTTTCCACCCTGATCACCTGGGGCGAGCAATTGGGCTTACATAAAATTGAATATACCACCCAACCGCAATTTTTGTTAAATATGGGCATCTTGGACACATTGCAAAAACAGCCGGACTACACTATGAGCCCCGAACTGGTTAAAATAACCTCGGCCATTAAACAACTGGTACTTCCCGGTGGTATGGGCGGCATTTTTAAAGTATTGATTCTGGGAAAAAACCTATCCGGAATTAACTGTATTTAA
- a CDS encoding 5'-nucleotidase C-terminal domain-containing protein, whose product MESGGGCFPQVSGIRFTYDLSQPVGNRIASIEVKSNRGYQSIDLEAVYKVAVNSFLSEGNDGYQVFKQAISSKDLGYMQYDVVTEYITKHSPVNPQLEGRINGSNLNYGA is encoded by the coding sequence GTGGAAAGCGGAGGCGGTTGTTTCCCACAGGTATCCGGTATACGATTCACCTATGACTTATCCCAACCAGTGGGCAACCGTATCGCCAGTATAGAAGTTAAATCCAACCGGGGTTACCAATCAATCGACCTTGAAGCAGTTTATAAAGTAGCTGTCAACAGTTTTTTATCTGAAGGAAATGATGGCTACCAAGTATTTAAGCAAGCTATCTCCAGTAAGGATCTGGGTTATATGCAGTATGATGTCGTTACGGAATATATAACCAAGCACAGCCCAGTCAATCCCCAACTGGAAGGGCGAATAAACGGTTCAAATTTGAACTATGGAGCGTAA
- a CDS encoding BMP family ABC transporter substrate-binding protein, which translates to MKRLSLKAIQAFVAVLLVALLATGCGGGNEDPAASQADNEKLKVGFVYIGPVNDAGWTQAHDEARKYLMAELPYVDASDYVENVPENPTEAERVITQLVEQGNKIIFTTSFGYMDPTIKVAQKYPDVTFLHCSGYQTAPNVGAYFGRMYQARYLSGLVAGKATKTNLIGYVAAMPIPEVIRGINAFTLGVQKVNPDAQVKVVWTNTWVDAAIEKDAAIALLDAGADVIAQHQDSASPQQAAEEAGKFGIGYNSDMSKMAPKATMTSPVWNWGPYYVDTVKAIKEGTWQSTLTAGSLTYWGGLKEGTVDLAPFGPMVSEEVKQLVEQERERIVSGEWDVFTGPIKDQSGAVKVAEGQVMTDDEILNMNWFVQGVVGSVE; encoded by the coding sequence ATGAAAAGGTTATCATTAAAGGCTATACAAGCCTTCGTGGCAGTGCTGCTGGTAGCCCTGTTGGCCACCGGTTGCGGCGGCGGAAATGAAGACCCGGCCGCCAGCCAGGCGGACAACGAAAAACTAAAGGTCGGCTTCGTATACATAGGACCGGTAAATGATGCCGGGTGGACCCAGGCTCATGATGAAGCTCGTAAATATTTAATGGCTGAGCTTCCTTATGTAGACGCCAGCGATTATGTGGAAAACGTACCGGAGAACCCCACCGAAGCGGAGCGGGTGATCACTCAACTGGTGGAGCAAGGCAACAAGATTATATTCACCACCAGTTTCGGTTATATGGACCCCACCATCAAGGTTGCTCAAAAATATCCGGATGTTACATTCCTGCACTGCTCGGGTTATCAGACCGCACCCAACGTAGGTGCGTATTTCGGCCGGATGTACCAAGCCCGTTACCTGTCCGGCCTGGTGGCAGGTAAGGCCACTAAAACCAACTTGATCGGTTACGTGGCCGCCATGCCCATTCCGGAAGTTATTCGTGGCATCAACGCCTTTACTCTGGGCGTACAAAAAGTTAACCCGGACGCTCAAGTCAAGGTGGTCTGGACCAACACTTGGGTGGACGCCGCCATTGAAAAGGATGCAGCCATTGCACTACTGGATGCCGGTGCGGATGTTATCGCCCAGCACCAGGATTCTGCTTCACCACAGCAGGCTGCTGAAGAAGCAGGCAAGTTTGGCATTGGCTACAACAGCGATATGAGTAAAATGGCACCCAAAGCTACTATGACATCACCGGTATGGAACTGGGGACCTTATTACGTGGATACTGTCAAGGCCATTAAAGAAGGCACCTGGCAAAGCACTCTCACAGCAGGTAGTCTGACCTACTGGGGTGGCCTTAAAGAAGGCACCGTTGATTTAGCCCCCTTCGGTCCGATGGTGTCCGAAGAAGTTAAACAACTGGTGGAACAGGAAAGAGAACGTATAGTTAGCGGCGAATGGGATGTATTTACCGGCCCCATCAAAGACCAGTCCGGCGCTGTTAAAGTGGCTGAAGGTCAAGTTATGACCGACGATGAAATTTTGAATATGAACTGGTTCGTACAGGGAGTAGTAGGTTCTGTTGAATAA
- a CDS encoding TrkH family potassium uptake protein has translation MLKKIKPGQFLLISYALVDLMGTILLMLPLASTESGSTSLIEAWFTATSALTVTGLTIVTTASHWTTFGHVVIMVLMQIGGLGLMAIATITLTMLGLRIHLGHRLLIAQDRNYFDMYGVVRLVLNIFVLTLFIEGTGAALLGFLFPDLWENGPIEGLLFITFHAISAFNGAGFDLTGQSLEPYRYNIGINLVIMTMITLGSLGYVVLQELFLVRKWHRLSLHSRMVLLVTGAIILVGSIFYFVSEFHRTLAGAPWADKIIISVFQAATRTAGFTNVPVTAWNEPFIFLMIIMMFIGASPGSVGGGVKTTTFGTVVLAVWSIVRGKKAVVLFEREIAQESVTKGFTVVVMAGMLVVVSTLLIMTVEGLPFMPVLFEVVSAMATVGLSMGITTQLSPFGLIVIGILMFVGRIGILTVVVVLAGTEKRRFQYMKEDILIG, from the coding sequence ATGTTAAAAAAAATAAAACCAGGACAATTCCTGCTTATCAGCTACGCATTAGTCGACTTAATGGGTACAATATTACTTATGCTGCCACTTGCCTCCACTGAATCAGGGTCGACAAGCTTAATTGAGGCCTGGTTTACAGCCACCTCCGCCCTTACAGTAACCGGCCTTACAATAGTCACCACAGCCAGCCACTGGACCACGTTCGGGCACGTGGTTATTATGGTGCTAATGCAAATAGGTGGTCTGGGCCTTATGGCCATAGCCACCATTACCTTAACCATGCTGGGCCTGCGCATTCACCTGGGCCACCGTTTGTTGATTGCCCAGGACCGTAACTATTTTGATATGTACGGGGTTGTACGACTGGTACTTAATATTTTTGTATTGACTTTGTTTATAGAGGGCACAGGCGCGGCCTTGCTGGGCTTTCTTTTTCCCGATTTATGGGAAAACGGCCCCATCGAGGGCCTGTTATTCATAACCTTCCATGCCATTAGCGCATTTAACGGTGCAGGTTTTGATCTAACCGGACAAAGCCTGGAACCTTACCGCTATAATATAGGAATCAACCTGGTGATAATGACCATGATCACCCTGGGCAGCTTGGGTTACGTTGTTTTACAAGAGCTTTTTTTAGTGCGCAAATGGCACAGGCTCAGCCTGCACAGCCGCATGGTATTACTGGTCACCGGTGCCATCATCCTGGTGGGTAGTATTTTTTATTTTGTCAGCGAATTTCATCGTACCCTGGCGGGAGCACCCTGGGCGGATAAAATTATAATCAGTGTATTTCAAGCGGCAACCCGTACAGCCGGGTTTACCAACGTTCCGGTAACGGCCTGGAATGAACCATTTATATTTTTAATGATTATCATGATGTTCATTGGAGCCAGCCCGGGCTCCGTCGGCGGAGGTGTCAAGACCACCACCTTTGGCACGGTTGTACTGGCCGTTTGGTCCATTGTCCGGGGCAAAAAAGCAGTGGTGCTTTTTGAAAGGGAAATTGCCCAGGAAAGTGTGACTAAAGGTTTTACGGTAGTGGTTATGGCTGGTATGCTGGTTGTAGTCAGTACCTTGTTAATTATGACCGTAGAAGGTTTACCGTTTATGCCGGTATTATTTGAAGTAGTATCAGCCATGGCTACGGTTGGTTTATCCATGGGTATAACAACTCAATTATCCCCCTTTGGGCTAATAGTGATCGGAATTTTGATGTTTGTGGGCCGCATTGGTATTTTAACAGTGGTGGTAGTACTGGCCGGTACAGAAAAGCGACGTTTCCAATATATGAAGGAAGATATCCTTATAGGTTAA
- a CDS encoding ABC transporter ATP-binding protein — protein MKEPYLVELKNITKRFPGVVANDRVNFNVRQGEIHVLLGENGSGKSTLMSVLCGLYRPDEGEIIIRGTKMSFRSPRQAIMAGVGMVHQHFKLIDSFSVAENVILGDERIPRVLNMQQIENNLAQLSARYGLQINPSAMVWQLSVGEKQRVEIVKMLYRGTHVLILDEPTAVLTPQETGELFRNLREMADSGRGIVVITHKMHEVMAIADRVTILRRGRSVATLEKEQINRRDLAWLMVGHDVVRQIAKKTPPGNKNVLTLKNVHCLNDLGRPGLTDISFTVRSGEIFGIAGVAGNGQRELAEVIAGLRPLTRGEVFINDYNITNCSPRQAIDRGVSLVPEDRLGTGLVPNLNAVDNLILKGYRKGRLRWGPFLKRNIAKEKAEELVERFDISLSALDAPVKLLSGGNLQKLLLAREITSSPQLLIAVYPVRGLDIKATEAVHNLLLEQRSKGLAVLLISEDLEEIFKLSDRIGVLCGGHITGVMPADMTDVEEIGLLMMGIKNQGDNNI, from the coding sequence ATGAAAGAACCTTACCTGGTGGAATTAAAAAACATTACCAAAAGGTTTCCCGGCGTGGTGGCCAACGATAGGGTCAACTTCAACGTCAGGCAAGGTGAAATACACGTGCTGCTGGGTGAAAATGGTTCGGGTAAAAGCACACTGATGTCGGTATTATGCGGCCTTTACCGTCCGGATGAAGGTGAGATCATCATTCGAGGCACAAAAATGTCCTTTCGATCACCCCGGCAGGCCATTATGGCCGGTGTCGGTATGGTGCACCAGCATTTCAAGTTAATTGACTCATTTTCCGTGGCTGAAAACGTTATTTTAGGAGATGAACGCATACCACGGGTTTTAAATATGCAGCAAATTGAAAATAACCTGGCGCAGCTATCAGCGCGCTATGGATTACAAATAAATCCCTCCGCTATGGTTTGGCAATTGTCCGTGGGGGAAAAACAACGGGTGGAAATAGTGAAAATGCTATACCGCGGCACCCACGTACTTATACTGGATGAACCAACCGCCGTATTAACCCCCCAGGAAACAGGAGAACTTTTTCGCAACCTGCGGGAAATGGCCGACAGTGGCCGGGGCATAGTGGTGATTACACATAAGATGCACGAAGTTATGGCAATTGCCGACCGGGTTACTATACTGCGCCGGGGCCGATCAGTGGCCACTCTGGAAAAAGAACAAATCAACCGGCGGGATCTGGCCTGGCTGATGGTTGGCCACGATGTGGTAAGACAAATAGCGAAAAAAACCCCGCCCGGGAACAAAAATGTTCTAACATTAAAGAATGTACACTGCTTGAATGACCTGGGCCGCCCCGGCCTTACGGATATTTCGTTTACCGTGCGCAGCGGTGAAATATTTGGGATTGCCGGTGTAGCCGGCAACGGGCAGCGGGAACTTGCCGAAGTGATTGCGGGGCTGCGCCCGTTAACCCGGGGAGAAGTTTTTATTAATGATTATAATATTACCAACTGTTCACCCCGCCAGGCCATCGATCGCGGTGTGTCCCTGGTCCCCGAGGATCGTCTGGGTACCGGTCTGGTGCCTAACCTTAATGCTGTTGACAACCTGATTCTTAAGGGCTACCGCAAAGGCCGTTTGCGCTGGGGGCCGTTTTTAAAAAGAAACATAGCCAAAGAAAAAGCGGAAGAGTTGGTGGAGCGTTTTGATATTAGCTTAAGCGCTCTGGACGCTCCGGTAAAGCTGTTATCCGGCGGCAATCTGCAAAAATTGCTATTGGCCCGGGAGATCACCTCCTCACCCCAATTACTCATCGCCGTATACCCGGTTCGCGGTCTTGATATAAAAGCCACCGAAGCTGTGCACAATCTGCTGCTTGAGCAAAGGAGCAAGGGCTTGGCCGTCCTTTTAATTTCAGAGGATCTGGAAGAAATATTTAAACTCAGCGACCGTATCGGCGTGCTTTGTGGCGGGCACATCACCGGTGTGATGCCCGCTGACATGACTGATGTGGAAGAAATCGGGCTACTGATGATGGGCATTAAGAACCAGGGAGATAACAATATATGA
- the rnhA gene encoding ribonuclease HI, with protein MKEVEIYTDGACSGNPGPGGYGTILKYGVHEKELFGAYDNTTNNRMELMAIIKGLESLKEPCRVTVYSDSKYVVDAMTKGWVTKWQAKGWMRNDKERAKNVDLWQRLLQLAACHQLHWVWVKGHADNPYNNRCDRLAVNAIKSCPLLPDNPISSP; from the coding sequence ATGAAAGAAGTAGAGATTTATACGGATGGTGCTTGTAGTGGTAATCCGGGGCCCGGGGGATACGGTACCATATTAAAATATGGTGTCCATGAAAAAGAATTGTTCGGAGCCTATGATAATACCACTAATAATCGAATGGAATTAATGGCTATTATCAAAGGATTGGAGAGTTTGAAGGAGCCATGCCGGGTAACGGTATATTCGGATAGTAAATATGTAGTGGATGCCATGACCAAGGGATGGGTGACCAAATGGCAAGCTAAAGGTTGGATGCGCAATGACAAGGAACGTGCAAAAAATGTGGATCTATGGCAGCGGTTACTGCAGTTGGCCGCATGTCATCAATTGCATTGGGTATGGGTTAAAGGGCATGCTGACAACCCGTATAACAACCGTTGTGACCGCCTGGCGGTAAACGCTATAAAAAGCTGTCCTTTGTTGCCGGACAATCCCATCAGTTCCCCTTAG
- the selA gene encoding L-seryl-tRNA(Sec) selenium transferase, protein MSVNNHTRLLKHIPAVDEVLKKPDIAGLTRSIPRVLVLKAIRDTISQLREELVAGRLQVDKEQQARDFFMAIVIKRAIHEANLLNRSNLRRVLNVTGVVLHTNLGRAVLGENARQAINHAASGYSNLELDLATGKRGSRYAPVEQLLARLTGAEAALVVNNNAAAVLLALGTLARGKEVIVSRGQLVEIGGSFRIPEVMAQSGARLVEVGATNKTYASDYQKAITAETALLLHVHTSNYRIVGFTRETSIAELVELGRAYKLPVMSDLGSGSLVDLAEHGFPVEPTVQQVVKEGADVVTFSGDKLLGGPQAGIIVGKKEYLDCMKKNPLTRAVRIDKFTVSALEATLREYIDPNTVWERIPTLAMLTADINILQQKAHSLCAELTAAAGDLALFTPVQTSSAVGGGALPTADLPSWAVEVIPRDMTIFDLAGKLRETEPAVIGRLQDGKLLMDVRTLLPGDEKTLVEVVAGVLKGGARV, encoded by the coding sequence ATGTCTGTAAATAACCATACCCGCTTGTTAAAGCACATACCTGCGGTTGACGAGGTGCTTAAAAAACCCGACATCGCCGGTCTTACCCGGTCGATACCGCGGGTACTGGTGCTGAAAGCAATCAGGGATACCATCAGCCAATTAAGGGAAGAACTGGTGGCGGGCCGCCTGCAGGTAGACAAGGAACAGCAGGCGCGTGATTTTTTCATGGCCATCGTTATAAAAAGAGCAATACATGAAGCCAACTTACTAAATCGCTCCAACCTGCGCCGGGTACTCAATGTCACCGGTGTAGTGCTCCATACCAACCTGGGGCGAGCAGTGCTGGGAGAAAACGCCCGGCAAGCCATCAACCATGCCGCATCAGGTTATTCCAACTTGGAACTGGACTTGGCAACCGGCAAACGAGGATCACGTTATGCTCCTGTGGAACAATTACTTGCCCGGTTAACCGGTGCCGAGGCCGCTCTGGTGGTAAATAATAATGCCGCTGCTGTACTACTGGCCCTGGGCACACTGGCCCGGGGTAAGGAAGTTATAGTTTCCCGGGGGCAGTTAGTGGAAATCGGAGGTTCTTTTCGTATACCGGAAGTAATGGCCCAAAGCGGTGCCCGCTTGGTGGAAGTAGGTGCCACAAACAAAACTTACGCCAGTGATTACCAGAAGGCCATAACAGCCGAAACCGCATTATTACTGCATGTACACACCAGTAATTATCGTATTGTGGGTTTTACCAGAGAAACATCCATCGCCGAACTGGTTGAACTGGGCCGGGCGTACAAGCTACCGGTTATGTCTGATCTGGGCAGCGGCTCCCTGGTGGACCTGGCTGAGCACGGGTTCCCCGTGGAACCCACCGTTCAGCAAGTGGTCAAAGAAGGTGCCGATGTAGTTACTTTTTCGGGAGATAAGCTGCTTGGCGGTCCCCAGGCGGGTATTATCGTGGGCAAAAAGGAATACCTGGATTGCATGAAAAAGAATCCACTCACCAGGGCGGTTCGTATAGATAAATTTACGGTATCCGCCCTGGAGGCCACCCTGCGGGAATACATCGACCCGAACACGGTCTGGGAGCGCATCCCCACCCTGGCCATGCTTACCGCGGATATCAACATATTGCAGCAAAAGGCTCATTCCTTATGTGCAGAGCTAACCGCCGCGGCCGGAGACCTTGCTTTATTTACTCCGGTGCAAACGTCTTCGGCGGTGGGGGGTGGGGCACTACCCACTGCTGACCTACCTTCCTGGGCGGTGGAAGTAATCCCCCGGGACATGACAATATTCGATCTGGCCGGTAAGCTCCGGGAAACAGAGCCCGCAGTTATAGGCAGGCTGCAGGATGGAAAACTACTTATGGATGTACGCACCCTTTTACCAGGCGATGAAAAAACCCTGGTGGAAGTGGTTGCCGGGGTGCTCAAGGGAGGTGCTCGGGTATGA
- a CDS encoding potassium channel family protein: protein MKKSILVIGVGRFGRGVIEGLYDRGHDIFAIDINEENLEDVRDMIVSGAILDVGDDDDELVRIVGEKNFDEAVVALGADFEGALIATSILKDAGVPVSVKAPNQRRGNVLQKMGADRIVFPERDMGRRLAHVISTEAEIDMLELPQGFVVEQLEVGPGFAGKTLEKLNTSNRFGIWIMLVYQGNEPVQPTATTRLNEGDIMVIFGRKTKLNKFEDANFGKKKRTVGKR, encoded by the coding sequence GTGAAAAAATCTATACTGGTTATCGGTGTAGGCCGGTTCGGCCGGGGCGTCATTGAAGGGCTATATGACAGAGGACATGATATATTTGCCATTGATATTAATGAAGAAAATCTTGAGGATGTACGTGATATGATCGTTTCAGGGGCAATTCTTGATGTCGGAGACGATGATGATGAGTTGGTGAGAATTGTGGGTGAAAAGAATTTTGATGAGGCGGTGGTAGCATTGGGTGCGGATTTTGAAGGAGCCTTAATTGCCACCAGCATCTTAAAGGATGCCGGTGTACCGGTATCGGTTAAGGCACCCAATCAAAGAAGGGGTAACGTACTGCAGAAAATGGGCGCCGACCGGATTGTTTTCCCGGAACGAGATATGGGTCGCAGGCTTGCTCACGTTATCTCCACTGAAGCTGAAATTGACATGCTGGAGTTGCCCCAGGGGTTCGTAGTGGAACAATTGGAAGTCGGTCCCGGGTTTGCAGGTAAAACATTGGAGAAGCTGAATACTTCCAACCGCTTCGGTATATGGATCATGCTGGTTTACCAAGGTAACGAACCGGTGCAACCCACGGCAACCACCCGACTGAACGAGGGAGATATAATGGTTATCTTCGGCAGAAAAACAAAATTAAACAAGTTTGAGGATGCGAATTTTGGTAAAAAGAAAAGGACAGTAGGCAAGAGATGA